A genome region from Drosophila simulans strain w501 chromosome 2R, Prin_Dsim_3.1, whole genome shotgun sequence includes the following:
- the LOC6733676 gene encoding uncharacterized protein LOC6733676 isoform X2 codes for MHTQGLVSPWWYVLSIIPLSCLGSSVTYSVAAVCLIADVSDGRVRSYRMIAYELAIYVGLLLGSLGSGYAYEATDAYIVFSISAVCIFTAVFLMALLLPESLPARNRTLSTPSTGTGVIAMLKSLWSTYSKPREHQNRFMLTIIMVVLLLTAFVSDGSNSVFYKFMRIKFHWTVKQFTEYETVGILVPAVAGSGGVLFIWSLRKCTNSAILWLALVSLLSHCSSSLMKGFALESWQIYVAIGLGVFKSLVNPMCRTMITNLLPADERGKIFALLGVLQALSPLISSTLYVAIYTRTLNTEPGIFNVFSACLFGIGIILLGTVWHKKSRNLVYYEPVFK; via the exons ATGCACACCCAAGGTCTGGTCAGTCCCTGGTGGTATGTGCTATCCATCATACCGCTCTCCTGCTTGGGAAGCAGTGTCACCTATTCGGTGGCTGCCGTCTGTCTTATTGCCGATGTCTCCGACGGAAGAGTTCGTTCTTACAG GATGATTGCCTATGAACTGGCCATATATGTGGGCCTGCTCCTTGGTAGCCTTGGTTCTGGTTATGCATACGAGGCCACGGACGCGTACATTGTGTTCAGCATATCTGCAGTTTGCATTTTCACGGCTGTTTTTCTGATGGCACTCCTCCTACCGGAGAGTTTGCCCGCCAGAAATAGGACACTATCAACGCCATCGACTGGCACTGGTGTGATTGCCATGCTGAAGAGCTTGTGGAGCACCTACTCGAAGCCTCGAGAGCACCAGAATCGCTTCATGCTCACTATCATCATGGTAGTACTGCTCCTCACCGCATTTGTATCGG ACGGCAGCAACTCGGTGTTCTATAAGTTTATGAGGATAAAGTTCCATTGGACCGTAAAGCAGTTTACTGAATACGAGACCGTTGGCATTTTGGTACCCGCAGTGGCTGGTTCAGGTGGAGTTCTCTTCATATGGTCGCTCCGCAAG TGCACCAATTCGGCAATCCTGTGGCTGGCACTGGTGTCCCTGCTGAGCCACTGCTCCAGCAGCCTGATGAAGGGCTTCGCCTTGGAGAGCTGGCAGATATACGTGGCCATTGGGCTGGGTGTTTTCAAGTCGCTTGTGAACCCCATGTGTCGCACCATGATCACCAATCTGCTGCCGGCTGACGAGCGGG GTAAAATCTTCGCCCTGCTTGGCGTCTTGCAAGCACTTTCCCCCCTCATATCTTCCACCTTGTACGTTGCGATCTACACCCGTACACTGAACACAGAGCCGGGGATTTTCAACGTGTTTAGCGCCTGCTTATTTGGCATCGGCATTATTCTGCTGGG CACGGTTTGGCACAAGAAGTCGAGAAATCTGGTGTACTATGAGCCGgttttcaaatga
- the LOC6733676 gene encoding proton-coupled folate transporter isoform X1 → MNEEPHAHENLVAKAQRSGFADAEVASTGSEKNRSSGASAIVAGTEPPGNPQASRPQSLSIYLLEPFILILLFAYNFSSTVLKNEVIYQSCTAGFGYPDSVCQLLGTKNVTNETKRIEEQVQPYAAQVTLAMRLVECFIPAFCGLFAGSWADHYGRKPLLMCSFLGYGLQYLISAAIAYCAMHTQGLVSPWWYVLSIIPLSCLGSSVTYSVAAVCLIADVSDGRVRSYRMIAYELAIYVGLLLGSLGSGYAYEATDAYIVFSISAVCIFTAVFLMALLLPESLPARNRTLSTPSTGTGVIAMLKSLWSTYSKPREHQNRFMLTIIMVVLLLTAFVSDGSNSVFYKFMRIKFHWTVKQFTEYETVGILVPAVAGSGGVLFIWSLRKCTNSAILWLALVSLLSHCSSSLMKGFALESWQIYVAIGLGVFKSLVNPMCRTMITNLLPADERGKIFALLGVLQALSPLISSTLYVAIYTRTLNTEPGIFNVFSACLFGIGIILLGTVWHKKSRNLVYYEPVFK, encoded by the exons ATGAACGAGGAACCTCACGCCCACGAAAATTTGGTTGCCAAAGCTCAGAGATCCGGCTTTGCGGATGCGGAAGTTGCCAGCACAGGTAGCGAGAAGAATCGCAGTTCCGGTGCGTCAGCTATTGTAGCTGGTACAGAACCACCAGGCAATCCTCAGGCTTCAAGACCCCAATCACTGAGTATATATCTACTCGAACCATTTATTTTAATCCTGCTGTTTGCCTACAACTTCTCAT CAACCGTTCTGAAGAATGAAGTCATCTACCAAAGCTGCACGGCGGGTTTTGGATATCCGGATAGCGTTTGCCAGCTGCTGGGCACCAAAAATGTCACTAATGAAACAAAG AGAATTGAGGAGCAAGTGCAGCCATACGCTGCGCAGGTCACACTGGCGATGCGATTGGTGGAGTGCTTTATTCCCGCTTTTTGTGGACTCTTTGCTGGCTCCTGGGCGGACCACTATGGACGCAAGCCCCTTCTCATGTGCTCCTTTCTAG GCTACGGCCTTCAGTATCTCATTTCAGCTGCGATTGCCTACTGTGCCATGCACACCCAAGGTCTGGTCAGTCCCTGGTGGTATGTGCTATCCATCATACCGCTCTCCTGCTTGGGAAGCAGTGTCACCTATTCGGTGGCTGCCGTCTGTCTTATTGCCGATGTCTCCGACGGAAGAGTTCGTTCTTACAG GATGATTGCCTATGAACTGGCCATATATGTGGGCCTGCTCCTTGGTAGCCTTGGTTCTGGTTATGCATACGAGGCCACGGACGCGTACATTGTGTTCAGCATATCTGCAGTTTGCATTTTCACGGCTGTTTTTCTGATGGCACTCCTCCTACCGGAGAGTTTGCCCGCCAGAAATAGGACACTATCAACGCCATCGACTGGCACTGGTGTGATTGCCATGCTGAAGAGCTTGTGGAGCACCTACTCGAAGCCTCGAGAGCACCAGAATCGCTTCATGCTCACTATCATCATGGTAGTACTGCTCCTCACCGCATTTGTATCGG ACGGCAGCAACTCGGTGTTCTATAAGTTTATGAGGATAAAGTTCCATTGGACCGTAAAGCAGTTTACTGAATACGAGACCGTTGGCATTTTGGTACCCGCAGTGGCTGGTTCAGGTGGAGTTCTCTTCATATGGTCGCTCCGCAAG TGCACCAATTCGGCAATCCTGTGGCTGGCACTGGTGTCCCTGCTGAGCCACTGCTCCAGCAGCCTGATGAAGGGCTTCGCCTTGGAGAGCTGGCAGATATACGTGGCCATTGGGCTGGGTGTTTTCAAGTCGCTTGTGAACCCCATGTGTCGCACCATGATCACCAATCTGCTGCCGGCTGACGAGCGGG GTAAAATCTTCGCCCTGCTTGGCGTCTTGCAAGCACTTTCCCCCCTCATATCTTCCACCTTGTACGTTGCGATCTACACCCGTACACTGAACACAGAGCCGGGGATTTTCAACGTGTTTAGCGCCTGCTTATTTGGCATCGGCATTATTCTGCTGGG CACGGTTTGGCACAAGAAGTCGAGAAATCTGGTGTACTATGAGCCGgttttcaaatga
- the LOC6733675 gene encoding uncharacterized protein LOC6733675, protein MVEKASNAFTLEKLRNLQWEKVFHMFYIEPVVFMLLFSHTLSGTIQRNQVIYQTCTVIFHYNESDCKQLDVKNASAEINAIETELQPYVANLFLARTLLESIVPAFCGLFIGSWSDHYGRKPLLIVSMIGFSASFLMMAAICELSSYYVVNPWWYIMAAVPHSLLGGNCVFSVAAFCFISDITDCKSRPYRMIFMESLFFIGLTSGSLLSSFVYAAVGSAATIGISGCIVTFATLFIIFFVPESLHFHKEQETKNAIAANVEKECIDTKVPITACDLQLDRVAIDCPPNFMNDEEPGKEKRMELPTPATPAMSFDDDLLAKYVERLPQKAEERKRQEAEEQAKKAGLFSMVHIRDMISTCFKRRDHHARAIIWLVTLAMFLSIFVFDGVMTVMYLFVREKFHWTVRDYTFFETVSHLVPMIGALIGFLVLRKVFRLSVVTLALLAFFSEILNNLAKGFATMPWHMYLSVTLGVFRSISGPMCRTIVSNIVPPSDLGKIFSIKNVLQSFAPFVAAPLYTLIYKRSLTTYPGLFNFVSSFLYLLSFVFIGYVLRIKYRHKQHYAKVLK, encoded by the exons ATGGTCGAGAAGGCGTCCAATGCGTTTACACTGGAAAAGCTCCGAAATCTGCAATGGGAAAAGGTGTTTCATATGTTTTACATCGAACCGGTTGTGTTCATGCTGCTCTTCTCGCACACGCTATCGG GCACCATCCAGCGCAACCAGGTCATCTACCAGACGTGCACGGTGATATTCCACTACAACGAGAGCGACTGCAAGCAGCTGGATGTGAAGAACGCCAGTGCGGAGATCAAT GCCATTGAGACGGAACTGCAGCCGTATGTGGCCAATCTGTTCCTGGCCCGCACCCTCCTGGAGAGCATTGTGCCAGCCTTCTGCGGCCTGTTCATCGGCTCCTGGTCGGATCACTATGGACGCAAGCCCCTGCTCATTGTTTCCATGATAG GATTCTCGGCATCATTCCTCATGATGGCCGCCATCTGCGAGTTGTCCAGCTACTATGTGGTCAACCCCTGGTGGTACATCATGGCTGCAGTGCCCCACTCCCTGCTCGGCGGCAATTGCGTCTTCTCGGTGGCCGCCTTCTGCTTCATCTCGGACATTACGGACTGTAAATCGCGTCCCTACCGCATGATCTTCATGGAGTCGCTATTCTTCATTGGACTGACAAGTGGATCTCTGCTGTCCAGCTTTGTGTACGCGGCTGTGGGATCAGCGGCGACCATTGGGATTTCCGGCTGCATCGTTACCTTCGCGACGCTCTTCATCATCTTCTTTGTGCCGGAGAGCTTGCACTTCCATAAGGAACAGGAAACGAAGAATGCGATTGCTGCAAATGTCGAAAAGGAGTGCATCGACACCAAAGTGCCTATAACCGCCTGTGACCTCCAGTTGGACCGCGTGGCGATTGACTGCCCGCCGAACTTCATGAACGACGAGGAGCCAGGGAAGGAGAAGAGGATGGAGTTGCCCACACCGGCAACGCCTGCGATGAGCTTCGACGACGACCTGTTGGCGAAGTACGTGGAGCGGCTGCCACAGAAGGCGGAGGAGCGCAAGCGCCAGGAGGCGGAAGAGCAGGCCAAGAAGGCGGGCTTGTTCAGTATGGTGCACATCAGGGACATGATCAGCACCTGCTTCAAGCGACGCGATCATCACGCGCGCGCCATCATCTGGCTGGTTACGCTGGCGATGTTTCTCTCCATCTTTGTATTCG ATGGAGTGATGACAGTGATGTACCTATTCGTGCGCGAGAAATTCCACTGGACTGTGCGGGACTACACGTTCTTCGAAACGGTCAGCCACCTGGTGCCCATGATTGGCGCACTCATCGGTTTCCTTGTTCTGCGAAAG GTCTTTCGCCTGTCGGTGGTGACCCTAGCACTACTGGCCTTCTTTTCGGAGATTCTGAACAATCTGGCCAAGGGCTTTGCAACGATGCCCTGGCACATGTACCTTTCGGTGACCCTGGGCGTCTTCCGCTCCATCTCAGGCCCCATGTGCCGCACAATAGTATCGAACATAGTGCCTCCCTCGGATCTGG GCAAGATTTTCTCCATCAAGAATGTTTTGCAGTCGTTTGCACCGTTCG TGGCTGCACCCTTGTACACCCTCATCTATAAGCGATCCCTGACCACCTATCCGGGTCTGTTCAACTTCGTCAGCTCGTTCCTGTACCTGCTTTCGTTCGTGTTTATCGG ATATGTCTTGCGGATCAAATACAGGCACAAGCAGCACTACGCCAAGGTTCTGAAGTGA
- the LOC6733677 gene encoding DNA repair protein RAD51 homolog 4 has protein sequence MDLRLMILQTSTGKLLSEYQLNLLSKNNICSLIDFYDADEKKLHELWAINIQSVRELKKELSLLPKGSVDEGTPDLNYETGIEELDKLLHSVEQPFKPGRVWELCGQPGVGKTQLLYTLALNFVWKHSQAVLFIDTKREFSCKRIQDMLRARKVDAEACERAMKEIRVVQAATSADINYLLNSFDQQLTAETQASMQTKLVLIDSLAACFAYHRGRRMRDVRKSVLTELACRIRKLALRGVAFVIGNVSFFEKNKDSCGDDGEQDGDVEEVTRQQLEPMLGSYWSSVATLRLSVELTEEEDFTLQDDGLRFIYVISNSYGPDGGHCLLRITDAGVV, from the exons ATGGACCTCAGGCTTATGATTTTGCAAACGAGCACGGGGAAATTGCTATCCGAATACCAATTAAATTTACTCAGTAAGAACAACATATGCTCCCTGATCGACTTTTATGATGCGGATGAGAAGAAACTCCACGAGCTATGGGCAATAAACATACAATCAGTTCGAGAATTGAAGAAGGAATTGTCTCTGTTGCCAAAAGGTTCAGTAGATGAAGGCACTCCGGACTTGAATTACGAGACGGGAATCGAAGA GTTGGACAAATTGTTGCACTCCGTGGAGCAGCCCTTCAAGCCAGGCAGAGTCTGGGAACTCTGTGGTCAACCAGGCGTGGGCAAGACTCAGCTGTTGTACACGTTGGCCCTAAATTTCGTCTGGAAGCATAGCCAGGCAGTATTATTCATAGACACCAAGCGGGAATTCTCCTGTAAGAGAATACAGGACATGCTGCGGGCCAGAAAAGTGGATGCAGAAGCCTGTGAAAGGGCCATGAAAGAAATCCGTGTGGTGCAGGCTGCTACTAGTGCTGATATAAATTATCTGCTAAACTCCTTTGATCAGCAATTGACCGCCGAAACACAGGCTTCCATGCAAACGAAGTTGGTCCTCATTGATTCGCTTGCCGCTTGCTTCGCTTACCACCGCGGCCGAAGGATGCGGGACGTCAGAAAGTCAGTGCTGACAGAATTGGCTTGCAGGATCCGGAAACTCGCTCTCAGGGGCGTGGCCTTTGTCATCGGGAACGTGTCATTCTTTGAAAAGAATAAAG ATAGCTGTGGTGATGACGGCGAGCAAGATGGCGACGTTGAGGAAGTGACGCGACAGCAGTTGGAGCCCATGCTGGGATCCTACTGGAGCTCGGTTGCCACGCTCAGGTTGTCGGTGGAGCTTACAGAGGAAGAGGACTTCACCCTCCAGGACGATGGCCTGCGTTTCATTTACGTCATCTCGAACTCATATGGCCCTGATGGGGGGCACTGTCTGCTGCGCATCACGGATGCAGGTGTGGTCTAA
- the LOC120284440 gene encoding uncharacterized protein LOC120284440, whose translation MSLVADYSDSSESDEDTSSTFSEDGETKCAAPAEKEKTPPPKLPSANQAFAQGAGKGDVFNNPFLEAELHKTASLERHVKMVDNDAHQKLKNGRKICWNFRRGRCRFGTSCQYAHDSDLSVDEAAEKSTLPDQSVPVVVEAAPGNSNRRKRPGLGDALEPGKRVMKSYKQHNPQNPFARH comes from the exons atgtcGCTGGTGGCAGATTACAGCGACTCCTCTGAATCCGATGAAGACACCAGTAGCACATTTTCCGAAGACGGGGAAACAAAATG cGCGGCACCAGCAGAAAAGGAGAAGACTCCTCCTCCCAAGTTGCCCAGTGCTAACCAAGCTTTTGCCCAAGGAGCTGGAAAGGGAGATGTGTTCAACAATCCCTTCCTGGAGGCCGAGCTGCATAAAACCGCGTCGCTGGAGCGGCACGTGAAGATGGTCGACAACGACGCGCACCAAAAGTTGAAGAACGGCCGGAAGATTTGCTGGAACTTTAGAAGGGGACGCTGCCGCTTTGGCACCAGTTGCCAGTATGCCCACGATTCCGACTTGTCGGTGGATGAGGCGGCGGAGAAGAGTACATTGCCGGATCAATCAGTGCCTGTGGTCGTAGAGGCTGCACCGGGTAATTCCAACAGGCGTAAGCGCCCGGGCTTGGGCGATGCCCTGGAGCCGGGCAAACGGGTTATGAAGTCCTACAAACAGCACAATCCGCAGAATCCGTTTGCTCGGCATTAG